From the Verrucomicrobiota bacterium genome, the window CCGGTGCGCAAAACGACGCCACAACCAGAGTAGTTAAAGTTACGAAGTCAAACTAATTGGCGACCGAAATTTGACGTTAAACAGCAAACCCGTCGCTCCCGGATTAGCTATTGTGACGACCAAAGACACGCTGGCATGGGATAAACGATTGCATGACCAATGCGGTAACGTCGCTTTTGCGGACAACAGCGTTCAGCAATTAACAATCACAAACTTAAACCGCCAGCTTCAATCCAGCGGCATCGCTACCAATCGTTTCGTGATTCCGTGAGCGTGGGTGCGTTGGATTCTGGCATCCCGCCATCGGCGCATGTGTTACGCGCAAAAAACACGATACATTCAAAAGACGCGGCCCGTGGCTTTTCTTTAAACGCTGGTTTCTGGCGGGGCCTCGCCATCCATGGGGGGAATTCTCTGGTTGAAGCGGCCCGTGCGGTTCGCCGCTCTGGCGGTTCGCTATTCGTAGCGCAAGGAATCAATCGGATCGAGATTTGCCGCTTTGATGGCGGGGTACGTGCCGAAGATCACGCCGACCAGGGAGCAGATCACGAGGCCGATCAAGGCCCAATCCAGCGGGATGACCGCCGGCATCTTGAGCATCCACGCCGCCACGTTGCCGCCGGCGATGCCCAGAATCACGCCCAGCACGCCGCCGACTTGGCAAATCATGATCGCTTCCAGGATAAATTGCGTGAGGATGTTCCGCTTCTTCGCGCCGATGGCGCGCCGGATGCCGATTTCGCGCGTGCGCTCCGTCACGGAGACGAGCATGATGTTCATGATGCCGATGCCCGCCGCCAGCAGGGCGATGGAGCTGATGGCGGTGGCCCCCACGCGCACGGCCAGTGTGACGGCGCGAAATTGGTTGACCAGCGAGTCGTTGGTGATGATTTCAAAGTCATCCGCCTCCCCCGGCGGCACTTTGCGGAGCGTCCGCAACGCGCCGCGCGTTTGCTCGATGGTGTCCTCGAATCGCCGGGCGTCCGGGGCCTGCACGAGGATGTTCAGGCTGCGCCATTGCGCGCCAAACCGGTTCAGCCCGGTGGTGATGGGGATGGCGATGAAGTTATCCTGATCGCCCCCCAGCGTTTTGCCGCGCGGCTCCAGCACGCCCACGACGGTGTAATTGATGCCGCGATATTTGACCTTTTCATTCAACCCGTTGCCGAA encodes:
- a CDS encoding ABC transporter permease; translated protein: MKKLTWILWQAELKESFVMAMGALAAHKLRSALTLLGVLIGVFSIIVVMTAIRVLQSNIETELSQLGTHTFSIQKYPAIHVAGRESWEKIARRKNVTYAQVMALRDKATLAQSVAAETTLWRDAAFSSFAETNPDVPLLGISPESFAAKNWFIQHGRAILTTDLDSARNVCVLGHSLAKKLFPFGNGLNEKVKYRGINYTVVGVLEPRGKTLGGDQDNFIAIPITTGLNRFGAQWRSLNILVQAPDARRFEDTIEQTRGALRTLRKVPPGEADDFEIITNDSLVNQFRAVTLAVRVGATAISSIALLAAGIGIMNIMLVSVTERTREIGIRRAIGAKKRNILTQFILEAIMICQVGGVLGVILGIAGGNVAAWMLKMPAVIPLDWALIGLVICSLVGVIFGTYPAIKAANLDPIDSLRYE